In Sus scrofa isolate TJ Tabasco breed Duroc chromosome 14, Sscrofa11.1, whole genome shotgun sequence, the sequence CCTCTCTTTAACTGCTCACCTGCTGAAGGACACCTGGGTTGATTACAGAGAGAGCAGTTCTGATCATTCATGTgtgggtttttgtgtgaacataaattttgatttctctggaataaatgccCATGCATATCATTTCTAGATGGTGTGGTAGATGCACATTCAGTTTTAAAAGAGATTGCCTGTGAAGTTCCTTTGTagtgcagcagattaagaatctggcattgaaaaaaaaaaaaaaagaatctggcattgtcactgtagcggctctGGTCTCTTGcttgtggcaagggttcgatctctggcctgggaacttctgtataccatgggcatagccaaaaaaaggagattgccaagctgttttccagaGTACAAtggcttctttctgtttctttgttctttttaatggcttaatctaaggaaagagtCTTCTGCAGGACCTGGGGATACAGCGCACTTGGAGGGCAAACTGCTGTGGGTGGGGGATTCAGGGGTGAGGGAAGCCCCCTTCCTTCCAAAGCCCTGCAGGACCAGGAACCCCACTTAAACTAGATCTTCCATGCCTCGTTGTCCTTGCTGGCTAAAAGCCGAAAGAGTTGAGTATTTCTACAGCACTGATTTTATAGTGTTGAGCTAGAgacttaattttctattttaatttaaattcctcTTTAAACTGAGCCTCATCTTGAGGGCCCTGGCCCATCTTCCCAGTAGGAGATGCAGGTCATGCATCTGCCAAGGACGCCTCCCCCCCTGCTTGGTGCTCAGGGCCTCCTCTGGAGCCCGCTTCCAAGggctttttctttgttctctaacgtgtgcgcgcacgcgcgtgCACGTGCACACTGGGAACTGTGCACAGGCACGAAAGGGTATGGCTaggggggaggggtgcagaaCAGAGGCCACGAGGCCGGGAATCTGCAGTCAGACCAGCAAGAGGAAGGAAGTAGTGGTGAAAATAGCCCAGCTTGGGTGGGGTGTAGAAAATATTAAGGGAAGAATGAGATGACTGGTGTGGGGCTGAAGGCGAGCTTCTGAAAGAAACGGgggcagatgggggaggggaaggaatcGAGTACTACTGAGACTTCAGATCCTGAAGGCAAGGTTGCCGAGGGCTGACTGTGGTGGAGGAGCCCATCCTGAGCAAGTGGAAAGGGAACTAGGCTGCCATGTGttggtgtttttgcttttctgttcccATACGCTTTGGGTTATGTTTCCTAGGACTTGCTCACCTTTTCTCAGACCTCCCATTTCCCCCTTTCACTCCTGGGGTCCAGGCATCTCCCACAGGAGCCAGGGAGCTCAGACACAGAAGAGCCAGTGGTGGGCGTGGGGAGAGAATAGAACAGGGTCACTGAGCAGATTCCTTCCCAGAGTCTCAGTGTTTGATCTCGAAACCTGGTGAGTAAGCCTGAGTTGACACTACGCCAACTGGCCCTCCTCTGATAAAAAGTGGTTCTTTAACTTGTCTGGAGCAGCAGCGGCTTGTTATGGAAGAATCTAGCCCTATGTCTTTAGAGCTGTTCACTCCTGAGGGCACGGCAGCCGTGGTAAGGAATTCCTGTCACAGCCCAGCTGATGGGGCGAAAGCCTCGATAGGCAGCTCCTGGGACAGAGCCTGTCCTGCAGACACATTGGAGAGAAAGTGGCCTTGTTCTTTAAGAATGGGGAGCAGCATCCAAACTGTCCAGACTAGAAATCGGGACTGGAGTCGGGGTGGGGGCGGCTAGCTGCCCAGCCTACCCCAGGGGTGGGGCTCGGGGACTAACATGCCGGTTCTCATCACCCTGTATGGTCCTTGCAGACGCAGAACGTTCAGCTTAATAAAGAAATGACGCTGGCCAGCAACCGGAGCCTGGCGGAAGGCAACCTTCTGTACCAGCCCCAGCTGGACTCTCTGAAAGCACGTTTGACCCAAAAGTACCAGGAACTCCAGGTGCTCTTTGAAGCCTATCAGATAAAGAAGACCAAATTAGGTAACTCTTTTAAGGTGATCTTTCAGGAATAAAGAGTTGAGAGAAGGGCACATTTTCAAGCTCTTGTACTACCAGGAGAGAAATATTATTTGGGGGCAATTTCAGATTAAGACAGTGATTACTGctgcaaaaaaataatttatatatagaattgtgtcacgaatttttttttttttttttttttggtctttttgccttttctagggccgcctccgtggcacatggagattcctaggctaggagtccgatcggagctgtagccaccagcctacgccagagccacagcaatgtgggatctgagccgcgtctgcaacctacaccacagctcacggcaaggcccagatcctcaacccactgagcaagggcagggatcgaacccacaacctcatggttcctagtcggatttgtcaaccactgtgccacgacgggaactcctgtgtcacgAATTTAGGAAAAGAAGACTCACCTTTTTCAAACAGCACAGAAAAAAggcagatgtatttttttttttttgtcagcggggggcgggggcagagcttctttttagtgctgtatccttggcatatggaagttcccaggctaggggttgactcagagatgtagctgccagcctacactacagtcacagcaacgcgggatccaagccacatctgccacctgcaccacagctcagggcaatgccggatcctttaagccactgagcaagtccagagattgaacctgcatcctaatggatgcatactagtcagattcttaaccctctgagccacaacaggaattccaagaatatTTTAATGTCACACTTTAATGTGCAGCCATTATGAAGTGATTTAGGAACTGACTACTGTTGAGGTCTGAGTGCTTTGGAATAGCTTTCAAGGAAACTCAGATTAAGAGAAGGTTAAAAAATCAtccccttcaggagttcccgtcgtggcgcagtggttaacgatccgactaggaaccatgaggttgcgggttcggtccttgcccttgctcagtgggttaacgatccggcattgccgtgagctgtggtgtaggttgcagacgcggctcggatcccgcgttgctgtggctctggcgtaggccagtggctacagctccgattggacccctagcctgggaacctccatatgccgcaggagcggcccaagaaatagcaaaaaaaaaaaagaaaaaatcatcccCTTCAGTGAGGTCTCCGGTGACATCCATCCCATGATCTCTATTATGTCTATGACAGCGTAGCAGTTTATTCCAACACGCCCCACCTGAACGAATAAAGGTGAAAAGACTGGCAGCAGCAGTGCCGTTGAGGATGTGGACTGCTTCCattgctgggaggagggagaactgGAGAAGCTGTCTGGCAGTACCTGCTACAGCGAAACACATGCATCCTCTGTGATTCACAGTCACACTCGGGGTATTATCCCCAACAGAAGTGGACGTCATGTCTCTCAAAAGATAGTCACACGAATGTTCATcatagctttatttgtaatagctcaGTTAGGAAGCGATCTAGATGTCCATGTACAGAATGAGGGGTGAGTTGTAATGTTTACACAGCTTTTGCTGCCACACAGCACTGAAAGAAATGAGCTGCCGGTCtgtgcagcaacacagatggtcTCAGAGATGTGCTGAGTGAAAGAGGCCAGGCAGAGCACACGATGTGTGATTGCACTTGTGTCAAGTTCAGAATCAGGCAGAACCCTCgctggtggggcggggcggggggggcagcacttctgggaggggcctggggagcctttgaaaatattctgtgttGTGAGCTGGGTGATGGTGATTgggtttatatatattaaaagttttttatatgtataaaaattcaGGTCATAGACTTAAGgcgtgtatattttatttatgtaaattatcaCTCAGAAATCCAAAGGAGATATGTAATGTGGGTGATACCAGTGTTAGGTCACAGAGGGTGACAGTGGCCACTACAACCCCCAACCTTGTGGACTCCATCCTGTCCTGGGTGTTAAGTCCTCTCCCTTTCGTCTTCCCGGAAAGTCAGCTCAGTAGGTATGACTCTCCTGTCACCTTTCCAGCTAAGGTACACTCTTTCTGTGAAAAGGAAGTGGGAAGGAGACTGGGGGAGTGTGTTGTTCTGAGGGGCTGGGGGTCATTGTGATTTGTCAGGATGACCCGGTGCCCCCTCACCCCATTGTGCCTCCTGCTTCTTGCAGATAAGCAATCCAGCAGTGCTTCCTTGGAGACCCTGTTAGCACTTCTGCAGGCAGAAGGGGCCAAGATCGAGGAAGACACAGAGGTAAATAAAGCTggctggcccagtacagtggccTGGGCAGTCATTCTGGGCCCGTTGCCCATGGCCAGATAGGAGGCTGCACAGGAGTGGGCCATCTGGCCCTGAGGTAAGGAGCACATGCCACACCGTGAATCGGCACCTGTCCTGTCGGGGCCAAAGGCTGAGTTCCCCCTGGTCTGAGTCAGCTGGTGGGGCAGAGCATGTTGGCACGGCCAGCTGAGCATCTGAGGCTCACGCCTCACTAAGCGGTAACGAAATGAGTCAGGGTCAAAGTTGTTGTTTGTAGGGGGTTGGTAGGTTGTGTGGTCTGATTAATGATCAGGCGGAGGGGGTGCGAGGAGGGAGCCCTAACGGGCACGAGCAAGTTTCTGTCCTGCTGACCCGGAGTGGGATGAGTGTGTCAGGACGAGTGTGTCAGGACGCAGCcgctggagggaagggagggaaggaagcgtTGGCTTAATGACTTCCTCTAGGACTGGGGACTTAGCTGCTTGCGCCCCCTTCATTTGAAGGCTGGCTCTCTGCAAGGCCTGCTGCCTGTCCAGCTGGCGGTTCCAAAGGGTTGGGCAGGTGGGACCTGCCCACCTCTCTTCCCAACAGctctgcctgggtgggggctccCCCGGGGTCAGCCAGCATCTGCCGCAGGAGCAGATAGGGCGGGGACGGGACAGGTGTTGGAGGGAAGCTGGCCTGCCTCTGCCTGCGCCCTGGGTGGTTAAGGGAGCTTCCTTCCCTAACGGCCGGTCTGGCCCATACCTGGCTTTTTGCTGCCTCTTTCAGAATATGGCAGAGAAGTTTCTTGATGGAGAGCTTCCTCTGGACTCCTTCATTGATGTCTATCAGAACAAGAGGAAACTGGCCCACATGCGAAGAGTTAAAATCGAGAAGCTCCAGGAGATGGTGCTGAAGGGGCAGAGACTTCCCCAGGCCCCAGCGCCTGCCCCACTGCCACCCAGGGTGCCCGAGCCGGTGCCGGCTGTGCCCCTGCCCTACCCCACCCCAGAGGCCAGCGGGCCCCCCTCCGTCATGCCTCGGCGCAtcccgcccccaccacccccagtgCCTGCAGGACGCTTAGCCACACCGTTTACTGCCGCCGTGGGCTCGGGACAGGCCTTCCCGTACCCAGCATCACAGTGCCCTCCCTTGCCACCCCGCGTGGGCCTCCCCCCGCAGCAAGGCTTCTCGCAGTTTGTGTCGCCGTACCCGCCAGCTCTGCCCCAGAGACCCCCGCCCCGGCTGCCTCCACACCAGCCAGGCTTCATCCTCCAGTGAGTGGCCCTCATCCTTCCTGGGGACTCCTCTGCCTGCGCTGCCGGCCGGGGCTCGCACACGTGGAGGTGCGAGCGCCAGCTGCTTTGTCAGGGGCTCTGGTGCTCAGGCCCGGGCATCCATCTGGTTTTAGCCTGTAGGTCAGTGGTAAGTAGACATAGAACCCTGGTTTTGGACACCTAGGTGGTTGCGCACCGGGCCTTGGCCCGGCATCCCCGTGGTCGCGCTGGTTTGTGTTCTCAGTATGATTTCTAAGTCTGGTGTCGATGAACCCATGAGTTGGGTAAAAAAGCCCTCCTCATTCCCACTTAGGCTCGTGGTCCTCCCATCGCAGCATGTTTCatcatttctgctttattttcaagACGGTTCTGTGTGTCCCAACCCACCACCCACCACGGCTCCTGGTGGTGGTCAGTCAGGTGGGCCAGCCCAGAAGGTGCTTACTGACTCTGTGTGGGCTGGTGGGCCTCACagtctccccctccccaaccctggaTGCTCAGAGCCACCTGCAGAGTTTGCACTTGGCCCTCTGCCACATCCAGAACCCAGGCGCTTTGCGGCGGGTGAGGAGATGGGTGCGAGCTGGCCTTTTGCACAGCAGATGTAATgtctccagctcctcctctgcctcGAGCCAGCCCCTGAGGGTTTCTATGAAGAAATGTTCCTCTAATATTTTTACTACATGTGTAATTGTCCTGTtttatattgagaaagaaaacttttttgaCCACAAGACCATTCAGGGAAACTTTATAAAAAATGCACATATTGTTTTGAGAGGTTGAGATGCAGATAAAGTGGATGTAGTTTCCTTTCTTGCAAGTAGTGCACGGTTGCACCCTCGGGAGGCCGTGCTGTGCCTTAGCTTCACCTGGTGCAGGTGGGGGGCAGGCCAGGCTGTGGGGTGGTGTCACCAGTTGCCGCTGCTGCCCCAGCAGCTCTGTGTTCTCGGAGGGGCTTGTCTGTGTCCGATGTCATGTTGCAGGTGGAAGAAAAGTCCACCCACCTTAACCAGGATACTCTTAGCCAATATTCTCTGCCTCCCGCTGGGCATCAGGGCACAGATGGGGCAGGGGTGCGACAGAGGGTTACCCATGGGGTCTCGAGAAAGCCAGCCCCTGGCCATCAGAGAGGGTGCCAGCAGCTCTGCTGCTCTTGCTACACCCCAGGCTTTCCCTGACCCTCTGGTTCTCATCTACACGTGCCATGTGTGCTGGATTCCCAGGGCCCAGGAGTAGTGTTACCACCATCCTGTTGACAAAAAAGGCCCATATGCTCAGTTATGGTACTGGCCCTGGCCTGTGACTACCCACCTGGCTACTACTCAGGTGACAGAATGCAGACAGAGCTGAAACCAGTTCTGTCCAAGCAGACCACGGGCAAGGCCACCAACCTTTGTCCTCAGTTATTGTACAGTTTTATTCCTGGACTTGAACTCTACTGTGTCAGGACTGTTTTTAAGGAGAACAGCCGAACAGGACGATTTACTGCCCTGCCAATCGGGTGGGCCTGCCACGTCTGTGAATCTGGAGAGAGGCCACCCACCCCTACCTCTGCCATCTGCGCCAGCTTTGGGGGGTGCCCACCGCCCACACGGGGTGCAGCCAAATGTGCGAGCTTGGCATTGATGTGGGGAAGGGGTTGCCCGGCTGGCCTCAGCATCTCCAGGGCCACATCTGAGCTAGGGTTGTAAAGTTGTAAGACCCTTTTTAATAAACAGAATTGTTGGTAACAGCCCTGTCCTCTATTTGCCTGGGGAATGTCCGTGACGTGTTTGGTTGTGGAATATCAACTGCGAAGCTGACTGGTTAACTCCTGAAGTTAAGCCAAAGGCCATGGAGATGGCTGAAACGTCCACCTGGCCCAGGGTCCCAGGCACTGTTTTTATGAGATTCTTAAATGTCAGTAAGAGGCAGGAGTGTGTTTCTGTGTCAGAGGCGTCTTTGGGGTCTGGGTCACCCTGCCCGGGGCCTTGCAGCAGGGGCCTCAGGGTGCCCTCAGAGCCGGGTCCCTCCCTGGCTTCTGTCCACAGAAGCCATTTCCAGTAAATGATAGAATTGTTTAGCCAGCATTTTGCTCTGGGAACTTGCCCACATGTGTTTAAAGGTGACCTGTGGCCAAGTCACTTgctgctggaggctgggaggagggaccCTCACCACCCATGGTGCTGGGTTGAGTTGTGTCGGGCCTTTGGGTCCCGGGGAGGGACTTGCTTTAGGGTGCTGGTGGGAGCATGAGGTGCAGGGAGAGCTGCCTGTGAAAGCTCCCCGTCCCTGTCTCCAGCCAGATGCCATCCccttcaggtcactgctgtgaaggCATCTAGGAGACACTGCTGTGGTTTTTCCCGTAAGAGGGAAGCTTTCCCTGAGAAGTCAACTTGCTTTAAGAGAATGTGTCTGacagttttttcttctctcagtaGCTGCTAGGAAACTTACCGTCAAATCTGCAGTCCATGCTCAGTGGGCCGCTGTGCTGGTCTCTACTTGGCTCTTGCTCACAGGCCACGctgctcctctcctccctcctctgggccccTCGGCTCATGAGAAGTCCAGGGAGGACCAGTGCCCGACCTCAACCAGAGCGGTAGGTGGTACAGTGACCCCGAGGCCACGCACTGGGGCTCCAGTTAGAGGCAGACTCACTGGGGACTTGTGTAGTCAGCGCAGGCCATTTTTCATTGGTTTGTGTGTGGTAGAATCGCCTCCTTTAATGTCTGTTTGCTGAAGCCGTTTCCTTTGCACACAGGGACCAGACACTGCTCTGGGGCCCTTCCTGTTCCTGGAGGTTAGTTTTCAAAGCACTCTCTCACCTCACCCACCTGCACCCTCACAGCCACGCTAGAGGGCAGCCGGGCCCCGTGTCATCCTCCAGGAAACAGGCACAGGGACTGGGATGCTTGCCTGAGGCCACGTGGCAGGAGCCAACCAAGGCAACCATCTCCCCTGACCTGTCTTCTGGCTCCATAAGTGCTGGtgacctggggggaggggcatggtTTCTGAGGATACTGGGTGCTCCTGGGGAAGGTGGGGTGCCAGCTGTGCTCAGGAACCTAATTAGGTTCTCCAATTTAAAGGCTGTGTGTGGCCGCCACAGTCTAGTCCAGCCAGGGGCCAGGGTCACCGGCACCAGACTCAGACATGTGTGAGAAGTCAGCCTCACCCCCTCCCTTCCTGAAAGAGGCATGGCTTCCaacagggcagggggagggggcctcTGGCTGGAGCTGTGGCTTCTCAGAAAAGCCTCAAGACTCACCAGACAGGTGTCCCAGAGTCACAAACCTCACAGGGAACAAGCCAGACGCTTGACAGAACGAGAAGCAGCACCAGCAAGGCTTTCTGGGCTCCAGTGCTCCACTTTGCCTACAGGAACTAAGTGGTTCCCTTCCCTGCCCAGCCTCTTGGCCCCGGAGAAATGAACAAGCAGGTGCAGCCCCTCATGGTGGGGGGCAAGGTGGCAACAGTCAAAGTGCGTTTTATTGCCAATCTTACACTTCCACACAAGGAAACACTAAATGCAAACCAGAGCTGAATCCTTGTGCTCATCTCCAGACCGagcttttcccttcccttcccatgATGGAGGCACTCATGGGGAGGACGTTTGTTCGTCCAAGCCTTCCTCCCTCTGGGGGGGCCTGGCCAAGCCGGGGCCTCTCCGTGCAGAGCACAGGGTGCCTGGGATCTGCACAGCAAGCAGGTGGCTCCTAGGGTCTGGGCTTTTTCTGGCTGAGCTGGACAGGCCTTAAGGAGGGCTGGAAAGCACCCAGGGcagggaaggatggaggaggtGAGGGGCGAGGGAGGTGGGCATGGAGAGGGGCAGCTGGAtcagaaagaaaaacggagcagGAGGGTCACCACAGATTCTGGCAGGAATAGGGGCTCCAGGACGGCAGCACTGTCCCGGGCAGACATGGGGCTCAGCAGCAGTGCCTGGCCCGCCTCTTCCTAGACAAGGGTCTCATCGCCCTCGGCATTCACATCACTGATGACCTAAAGTAAGGGGCAAGGGGCAATGCCCCAGCCTACCCGAGAGCATCCTGCTTTTGCCTGAAGCCACACCAGGTCCTGTCTCCATGGAACCTGTGCCCCAAGAAGGCCATGGACAGGGGATGTCTTACCCTTGTCCCAACAGTCAGCATAGACCGTCTTCTTTCTATTCATATTCAAAGGGTAGGGGAGACGCTGCCCAAACCCCCAGCCAAGGGCCCTGCTTTCCAGTGTGCTGAGCACAAACTCATAAAAGATCTAACTCAAAATATTAAAACCGCTGTGTATTTCCCAaagagctgtggctcaggcctgcTGGGTCCTGGCTGCTCTCACAAGTTCTGCTGCAGATAAATAGGCTCTCGTCCGGAACTGCTCCAGTCTGCCCTGAACCCTTGGGCTCGGCGGGGGCTGGGCAGCTCCAGGACACTGATCCAGGCTGTGAGGCAGGGGGCTGGGCCTCTCAGAGGCTCCTCGGCCACAAGGCCCAGGCCTGCCTGTCAGCCTCCTCGCTCGACCCCTTGGGGGCCTAGTAGTTCACGAGTTGAGCAGAGTAGATGCCATCTTTTTTGTCGAGCTGCAGGAGTCAAAGGTAGGGGGGCTCAGTGGCCGCAGCCAGGAGTACATGACATACCCTGGTCGAGGCCCCAGTACCCCCTGCTTCTCCTCGGCACCTGCCAAGCACCCCATGTTGATGGGGCGTGTCTGCTCCTGCGGGTCAGTGGTTTCTGACCTTCCCCAAGGCCTGGTGCCCCGCAGACATGGGAGCAGAGGCCAGGACAGCACCCCAAGGGGCCCCTCTTTTCACCCCCTCCCAGCACTGATGCCTGGCACCTGGTGGTCCTGTTTGGGGGTCACGCTGggcttctgggccaggggtggcttcttggaggtcccactgtggggGGCGGCGCTGGGCCTGCTGGGCTCCTCTTCGTTGGGCGTCCCCACAGCCCCGGCCAGCATGTAATGCTGCTTCCGCAGCTCTCCCAGCCGCACCCGCTCCACCTCCAGGGTTTTCTCCAGCTCCAGGACCCGCACCTGCAGTCCGGCACAGGCACTCAGCAGGTCCCCTTCTCGTAGCTCAGCCACGGGAGAGGGACAGgtgtgagggtgggagggggcggggcctacCTGGGTCTCCATCTCCTGCTTCTTCAGCTTGATGAGGGAGAGGCCAGAAAAGTCCATGGTGTCTGTGGCCAGAGGGGGCTGGATAAGTGTCTGggcgcccacccccacccccgtgcccACCCCACACCAAGGCCTGGCACTCACCTCTGTCCTCAATCTGTTCCTGGCCTGACTTGGTGGAGGCCACCACGTTGGCAGCCATCTCGTTGACGGTGCGTGAGCACTCCTGCAGGCGACTCAGGTGGGGGCTGTGCTTGTCAGCCTTCACCTGGGGAGCCGGGGGGCAGGTCAGGGTGGGCCACCAGGctcacacccccaccccgtgGTGCCTCACAGCCGGGGAGCTGAGGAACCCACAGTGAGAGGCCAGGCTGAGCCCAGAGCCTCACCTTGGAGGCCGCCACCAGCTGGGCTGTGCTGGCCGCGATCTCGTGGGAGCAGACGATGAGCTCCTCGTACTTGCCCGTGTGAAGCACCACCTTGTCGGCTGACTCCCTGTGGGTGGAATCAGGCAGgggctggatccttgacccctgGGCAGCTGGGCCGCTCCCACACTCCCTCCCCAGACCCTGAACACCAcacaccctgccccccacccccacctggggCGACATACACCAGCTGCGTGGCTCCCCAGCCCACGGCCTTGGAGGCAGAGATGAGACCTTCCGTCCACCTTGAGTTCTTGGCATAAAATTCCTGCTGCGTGGCTGCCCCCTAGTGGCAACAAGAAGGCAGGGCGAACCAGTCAAGGACATCATAGGGTGGCAACAGCCACTGGGCAAATTCCTGGGCCTTTGGTGGAGTAGGGTAGGAAGGTGGTGTGTTCAGCTGGGGTTTCCAGGTGTGCTGCACACATTGGGAGTGCCTGCCACCATTCTGCACGCTTCCGGCATCTTGTGCCCAAAAGGAGCCCCAGTGTCAGCTTAAGCCACAGGGTGGTGTGGTCTTGGATGAAGAGGGCTCTGGGGTCAGGCCCCTTTCAGGAATCTGTCCCTTGGTGGCCCCGCTGTGTGGCTTGCCCATTAGGGAGGGGTCCCACCTGACCCAGCCAAGGACACCGCATCAGGCCAACACCCAGCTCACCCTGCCGCTCTCCACAATCTCCTTCTGCAGGCTGGTGGACGTTGTTACCAGGAGCCGGATGGCCTGCCAAAATCAAACACATCACTCTCAGGCGGCCCTGCCAGGTACAGGGCCCATCCTGGGTCCCAGCCACTCACCTTCATCAAGTCTGTGCAGGAA encodes:
- the VPS37B gene encoding vacuolar protein sorting-associated protein 37B, with amino-acid sequence MAGAGSEARFAGLSLMQLNELLEDEGQLTEMVQKMEETQNVQLNKEMTLASNRSLAEGNLLYQPQLDSLKARLTQKYQELQVLFEAYQIKKTKLDKQSSSASLETLLALLQAEGAKIEEDTENMAEKFLDGELPLDSFIDVYQNKRKLAHMRRVKIEKLQEMVLKGQRLPQAPAPAPLPPRVPEPVPAVPLPYPTPEASGPPSVMPRRIPPPPPPVPAGRLATPFTAAVGSGQAFPYPASQCPPLPPRVGLPPQQGFSQFVSPYPPALPQRPPPRLPPHQPGFILQ